A window from Drosophila willistoni isolate 14030-0811.24 chromosome XR unlocalized genomic scaffold, UCI_dwil_1.1 Seg143, whole genome shotgun sequence encodes these proteins:
- the LOC6645492 gene encoding tyramine/octopamine receptor, giving the protein MPSADQILFINVTTTVAAAALTAAVAVNSSSSNSSSGGGSGNSYSHSGVAAITPDGFILTSTTSKTDISIHHQITGGGVVGGIGGHHQVVDDIGVGGVHSGHRIGETNLTVALVDSLATTVAAAAAAATGSNGITTIATLSNDAGDCGNDGGVEEFQSSILGIQLAVPEWEALLTALVLSIIIVLTIIGNILVILSVFTYKPLRIVQNFFIVSLAVADLTVALLVQPFNVAYSILGRWEFGIHLCKLWLTCDVLCCTSSILNLCAIALDRYWAITDPINYAQKRTVGRVLLLISGVWILSLLISSPPLIGWNDWPDEFTSATPCELTSQRGYVIYSALGSFFIPLAIMTIVYIEIFIATRRRLRERAKANKLNTIALKSTELDTIHQNSSSSPVATSKSRQLANWLCCGRVAGERFQFTTPMIQNDQESISSETHPHHHQQQQQQQHQQQQEGNDPQQQQQHVVVLVKKSRRSKIKDSIKHGKAKGGRKSQSSSTCEPHGEQQLLPSSGRSGGPSSGAAKSDPEISTESGSDPKGCIQVCITQTDEQTSLKLTPPQSSTGGTSIAIASGTATAAGTTTATAATSLQKKPSGVNQFIEEKQKISLSKERRAARTLGIIMGVFVICWLPFFLMYVILPFCESCCPTNKFKNFITWLGYINSGLNPVIYTIFNLDYRRAFKRLLGIK; this is encoded by the exons ATGCCATCAGCAGATCAAATTCTGTTCATAAATGTCACCACAACGGTGGCAGCAGCGGCATTGACAGCAGCCGTTGCtgtcaacagcagcagcagcaacagcagcagcggcggcggcagtggCAACAGTTATAGCCATTCTGGAGTGGCAGCAATAACACCCGATGGTTTTATATTAACCAGCACGACGAGTAAAACTGATATAAGTATTCATCATCAGATTACTGGCGGCGGCGTTGTTGGCGGTATTGGTGGTCATCATCAGGTCGTAGACGATATTGGTGTTGGTGGTGTCCATTCTGGTCATAGGATAGGTGAAACGAATTTAACAGTGGCTTTGGTCGATAGTCTGGCAACAACAGTGGCCGCTGCGGCAGCGGCAGCCACCGGCAGCAATGGCATCACAACAATAGCGACACTGTCCAACGATGCAGGTGACTGCGGCAACGATGGCGGCGTCGAAGAATTTCAGTCAAGTATATTGGGCATACAATTGGCTGTACCCGAATGGGAGGCATTGCTCACCGCATTGGTTCTATCCATAATTATAGTTTTAACCATAATAGGCAATATTTTAGTTATATTAAGTGTATTCACATACAAACCGTTAAGGATAGTccaaaatttctttattgtttCGCTGGCGGTGGCCGATTTAACGGTTGCTTTACTCGTCCAGCCATTTAATGTCGCCTATTCGATACTGGGTCGCTGGGAATTTGGTATACATTTGTGTAAACTATGGCTAACATGCGATGTCCTTTGCTGCACCTCATCCATATTGAACCTGTGTGCCATTGCCCTGGATCGCTATTGGGCCATCACAGATCCGATTAACTATGCTCAAAAGCGTACTGTGGGCAGGGTTCTCCTCTTGATATCGGGCGTATGGATATTATCTCTATTGATAAGTAGTCCACCATTGATTGGTTGGAATGATTGGCCCGATGAATTTACCAGTGCCACACCATGTGAGCTAACATCGCAACGTGGCTATGTCATCTATTCGGCATTGGGTTCATTTTTCATACCATTGGCCATAATGACTATAGTTTATATTGAGATATTCATTGCGACACGCAGACGTTTGCGTGAGCGTGCCAAGGCCAATAAATTGAATACAATTGCATTAAAATCCACCGAGTTGGATACCATTCATCAgaattcatcatcatcaccagtTGCCACCAGTAAATCACGACAATTGGCCAATTGGTTATGCTGTGGTCGTGTAGCTGGGGAACGTTTTCAATTTACCACGCCCATGATACAAAATGATCAGGAGAGTATTAGTAGTGAGACTCAtccacatcatcatcagcagcagcagcagcaacaacatcagcagcagcaagaagGAAATGAtccacagcaacagcaacaacatgtTGTCGTTTTGGTTAAGAAATCGCGACGCtccaagatcaaggattccaTAAAGCATGGCAAGGCCAAAGGTGGTCGCAAATCGCAATCATCATCGACTTGCGAGCCGCATGGTGAACAGCAATTGCTTCCCTCATCTGGAAGAAGTGGTGGGCCAAGCAGCGGAGCTGCTAAATCAGATCCTGAAATAAGCACTGAGAGCGGCAGCGATCCCAAGGGTTGCATTCAG GTTTGCATTACCCAGACCGATGAGCAAACATCTTTAAAGCTAACACCGCCTCAGTCATCGACTGGTGGCACTTCAATTGCCATTGCGTCAGGAACGGCAACGGCGGCGGGAACAACAACTGCGACAGCTGCCACATCGTTGCAAAAGAAACCCAGCGGTGTGAATCAATTCATTgaagagaaacaaaagatcTCATTATCCAAGGAAAGACGGGCCGCACGAACTTTGGGCATCATAATGGGCGTATTTGTCATCTGTTGGCTACCATTTTTCCTAATGTATGtcattttgccattttgcgAGAGCTGCTGCCCAACTAATAAGTTTAAGAATTTCATCACTTGGCTGGGTTATATTAATTCTGGTTTAAATCCAGTTATCTATACCATATTCAATTTGGATTATAGGCGGGCATTCAAAAGACTATTGGGCATTAAGTGA